In a genomic window of Wyeomyia smithii strain HCP4-BCI-WySm-NY-G18 chromosome 1, ASM2978416v1, whole genome shotgun sequence:
- the LOC129718884 gene encoding uncharacterized protein LOC129718884: MEFSEMDSASSFTIFGTDDEPRLPQRMILHVYRVSGILDAQNLFFWEAFRAANPDIEMSPQNLRDMFFNKVINVEEHYQYINDEVKQYLNPTFNHCELDNLEPGDLIEADDFLLDVPKHVITDNLNFEEMAEYVTVPFTVRHNLPIIPLDMHTFTHSECSMSQDDFRENFDRILSQLLVTEEKGNLTAAEVQEKVVTQTEDGISLQHRSKPGVIVVNFSNSGETVRDSDSRQNEPFFAEFSFKPKRITKRGRSIDDSEIVCCPKKRSRVVPSKIQQRRLRRLYSAPDDS; encoded by the exons ATGGAGTTTTCTGAAATGG ATTCTGCTAGCTCCTTCACAATATTTGGCACAGATGATGAACCAAGATTGCCACAAAGGATGATTCTTCACGTCTATCGAGTTTCGGGAATACTAGATGcacaaaacttgtttttctGGGAAGCGTTTCGCGCCGCAAACCCCGATATAGAAATGTCTCCTCAAAATTTGCGGGACATGTTTTTCAATAAGGTGATTAATGTTGAAGAGCACTACCAGTACATTAACGATGAAGTGAAGCAATACCTTAACCCGACGTTCAATCACTGCGAACTAGATAACTTAGAACCTGGTGATTTGATTGAAGCTGATGATTTTCTATTAGATGTTCCGAAACATGTCATTACCGATAAtctgaattttgaagaaatggCTGAATACGTTACTGTACCGTTCACAGTAAGACACAATCTACCAATTATACCACTAGATATGCACACTTTTACACATTCAGAATGTTCCATGTCGCAGGAcgattttcgtgaaaattttgaCCGTATTTTAAGTCAATTACTTGTAACAGAAGAGAAAGGTAATCTTACGGCTGCAGAGGTTCAAGAGAAAGTTGTGACGCAAACAGAAGACGGAATTTCATTGCAACATCGATCAAAACCTGGTGTGATAGTTGTTAACTTTTCAAATAGTGGTGAAACGGTTCGAGACAGTGACAGTCGACAGAACGAGCCGTTTTTTGCTGAGTTCAGCTTCAAGCCAAAGCGTATCACCAAACGCGGCAGATCAATCGATGATTCTGAAATTGTGTGTTGTCCAAAGAAACGATCACGAGTTGTTCCCAGCAAAATCCAACAACGGCGATTAAGACGATTATATTCGGCTCCAGATGATTCATAA
- the LOC129718885 gene encoding uncharacterized protein LOC129718885 has translation MDYAKFFTIFGLPQRMILHVYRVSGIAHSQHMFFWEDFRAAHPDIEMSAENLRTMFLNDVIDDEEHYKYLKDEVIRYFNPTFYQQKLGSLDDPTESDDFLLDVPKHADTGNQNFEEMDEYVNGKFDMVLSGLLSTKENPDR, from the exons ATGG ATTATGCCAAGTTCTTCACAATATTTGGATTACCACAAAGAATGATTCTTCACGTTTATCGGGTATCTGGAATAGCACATTCCCAACACATGTTCTTCTGGGAAGATTTTCGCGCGGCTCACCCCGATATAGAAATGTCTGCTGAAAATTTGCGGACCATGTTTTTAAATGATGTGATTGATGATGAAGAGCACTATAAATACCTAAAAGATGAAGTAATCCGATACTTCAATCCGACGTTTTACCAGCAGAAACTCGGTTCCTTAGATGATCCAACTGAAAGTGATGATTTTCTATTGGATGTTCCGAAACATGCCGATACCGGAAATCAGAATTTCGAAGAAATGGATGAATACGTGAATGGAAAATTTGACATGGTTTTAAGTGGATTACTTTCAACAAAGGAGAATCCAGACAGATAA